From a region of the Zingiber officinale cultivar Zhangliang chromosome 10B, Zo_v1.1, whole genome shotgun sequence genome:
- the LOC122028571 gene encoding 65-kDa microtubule-associated protein 3-like, translated as MTCSSTDQPSQLETACGSLLNELQIIWDEVGESDTEKDKMLVELEQECLKIYRSKVDEANRCRAQLRRAIADSEAEVSAICSAMGELPVHTRQPAQRAGSLKEELKSITLQLDEMRMRKDEKLKNFLHVMEQLRSISIEIMPNECSPSKLVVDESDLSTRKLQEMCSHLELLQEQKNDQLKQIMDRLSTLNSLCSVLGADVKETLRSIDPSFYESEASKSVSNVTMEMLALTIGRLRETKLERMQKVQDLASTMLELWNLMDTPIEEQRRFHNVTRNIAASEEEITEAKSLSEDFLSSVEAEVSRLEQLKASKMKELISKKRTELEELRLRAHLVIDSELSAIESGAMDSCSVLEQIKERITAAKEEAFSRKDILERVEKWSTACEEEAWLEEYDRDENRYNAGRGAHLMLKRAEKARALVIKIPAMVDTLTAKVTQWEKGTSMGFMYDGVRLLSTLEEYAKIRQEKEEARKRQRDQKKLQEKFVAKQEAVYGSKPSPSKPQSGKKAARTLSGGAHRRLSFAGIPSQVHSAKSPRSGKKIDDLGALSCCARGLNLAGVPVKKPSYNNTLPAQPVGAPRKPFSPIPIDNIPLASPKPASFSELEENKMPNAAGLTSKSSTPTKAAAPMHVSAPPASTGLSNAAAAKRVAAEETEYSFEERRLALHFNR; from the exons ATGACTTGTTCCTCTACCGATCAGCCATCGCAATTAGAGACGGCATGTGGATCTCTTCTAAATGAGCTTCAG ATTATATGGGATGAGGTTGGTGAGTCTGATACTGAAAAGGACAAGATGCTAGTCGAACTAGAGCAGGAGTGCCTCAAGATTTATAGAAGTAAGGTCGATGAGGCTAACCGTTGTAGAGCTCAGTTGCGACGAGCAATTGCTGACTCTGAAGCAGAGGTTTCAGCCATCTGTTCTGCAATGGGTGAGCTACCGGTTCACACTAGACAG CCCGCTCAGAGAGCAGGAAGCTTAAAGGAGGAACTGAAGTCCATAACACTGCAGCTTGATGAGATGAGGATGAGGAAAGATGAGAAATTGAAGAATTTCCTTCATGTAATGGAGCAGCTAAGGTCGATTTCGATTGAGATCATGCCTAACGAGTGCAGCCCATCGAAGCTGGTTGTTGATGAATCTGATTTATCTACAAGAAAGCTTCAAGAAATGTGCAGTCATCTTGAGTTACTTCAAGAGCAGAAG AATGACCAATTGAAACAAATTATGGATCGTCTGTCCACTCTGAATTCACTATGTTCTGTTCTTGGTGCTGATGTTAAAGAAACACTAAGAAGCATAGACCCTAGTTTTTATGAATCTGAAGCCTCAAAGAGTGTCAGCAACGTCACGATGGAAATGCTTGCCCTTACTATCGGGAGATTGCGAGAGACTAAACTTGAAAGGATGCAGAAG GTTcaagatcttgcatctacaaTGCTGGAATTGTGGAATTTGATGGACACGCCTATCGAAGAACAACGACGGTTTCACAATGTGACTCGCAATATTGCTGCTTCAGAAGAAGAAATCACTGAGGCAAAAAGCCTTTCAGAGGACTTTCTAAGTTCT GTGGAAGCAGAAGTTTCGAGACTCGAACAACTCAAAGCAAGCAAGATGAAAGAACTCATCTCGAAGAAAAGAACAGAACTGGAAGAGCTTCGCCTACGGGCTCATTTGGTTATAGATTCTGAACTTAGTGCTATTGAATCTG GAGCTATGGATTCCTGCTCAGTCCTGGAACAGATAAAAGAACGAATCACGGCAGCCAAAGAGGAAGCTTTTAGCAGGAAGGATATCCTTGAAAGGGTAGAAAAATGGTCGACAGCATGCGAAGAGGAAGCATGGCTTGAGGAATATGACAGG GATGAGAACCGGTACAATGCTGGAAGGGGTGCTCACCTGATGCTGAAGCGTGCCGAAAAAGCTCGTGCGCTGGTTATCAAGATTCCAG CAATGGTGGATACTCTGACAGCCAAAGTCACACAATGGGAGAAAGGAACGAGTATGGGATTCATGTATGACGGC GTGCGGCTTCTGTCGACGCTGGAAGAGTACGCCAAGATCAGGCAAGAGAAAGAGGAAGCACGGAAGAGACAGAGG GATCAGAAGAAACTCCAAGAGAAGTTCGTAGCTAAGCAGGAAGCCGTGTATGGGTCGAAACCGAGCCCCTCGAAGCCTCAAAGTGGCAAGAAAGCGGCGAGGACGTTGTCTGGAGGCGCACACCGGCGGCTCTCATTTGCTGGAATACCATCGCAGGTGCATTCCGCTAAGTCCCCTCGGTCGGGGAAGAAGATAGACGATCTCGGGGCACTTTCTTGCT GTGCGAGAGGCCTGAATCTAGCCGGCGTTCCGGTGAAGAAGCCGTCGTATAATAATACCTTGCCGGCGCAACCAGTGGGCGCCCCCCGCAAACCTTTTTCTCCCATTCCTATCGATAACATTCCGTTGGCATCGCCGAAGCCCGCTTCCTTTAGTGAGCTGGAAGAGAACAAGATGCCGAATGCAGCGGGCCTGACCTCAAAGAGTAGTACTCCGACGAAAGCAGCAGCGCCGATGCACGTCTCTGCGCCGCCTGCATCCACTGGCCTCTCCAACGCAGCTGCGGCGAAGAGAGTGGCGGCGGAGGAGACAGAGTATTCGTTTGAGGAGAGGAGGCTTGCACTCCATTTCAACAGATGA